A single Cryptococcus deuterogattii R265 chromosome 2, complete sequence DNA region contains:
- a CDS encoding nuclear pore complex protein Nup155 — protein MLSSLPSLSRLSHIADSSHSQQANQYPTHIMSSSNQVQPYVPGQVGAPQQGIYPQLPGTQPYPQTSYNPYGGSAPGLGAVGAPIPQGQPLSQPFAPSSGAVGQPYPSQPVTQWNRYLTPLQAPQSLESVSKDEDPIYGPLERARGKIDRGLRGDVDISGDLEEKLGPTAQIQDPYAAPPSASAAYKCCSVTKRTPLPDALHQELNFKHLTAKMGLFEEIERAWFTVDNKLFLWDYGDGRDFSRYDEQTNTIQAVGLVKARKDVFVDDITHVLVICTSTKATLLGLSRSSTSREILLYHTNLSVDTPTVMVDIKGTDEGRIFVLGANKDLYELDYSSDSSWLFGSSTSVRLKNRTSGGVSNWVPSVVASKVKAGIESFAVDSQQRRLYTLHTGGEIEFYDVSANRFDLRSKYNRLKHDLNRDPKSGAVTVVSISAIGGHESKRACLVAIASNGVRAYFVSTPSFYPIMLRAPPPLQPGLSVSDQSIYTSGTFIAVQYDPNAPLTQTHLTFAIPQSGRQSALRENYETLEPPVFQEWTATEIVPSQVWTIVEMSDADPKNSPASLRRSDGLALSSLPRQAEVGPRGYLVLAASGLFWVDQPRPVDMLKANLDIEKDVAVNTIRMTFGKTQLAAMALLLGSTPETKHPDLLSSLSTILLTSGEPVVKDSTGGKTITYSSRHDGLALIIARYLRPIWSAKVTSPLVGGKQILGIKETALSKVQANLESLRRYLEEHPFQSYQVEGEAKIAWAQEEMSLHGLNILLKQAVEAISFVLLLSDYKITDIVAKCDPTTQSALAGLTFESLITSLDGRAVARKLVTALIEQQIGQELGIDTLSEILQQRCGTFIQPGDVVQYKAEESMRRAETTRDPLEKAESLAESLRLFTRAAGSIPIPRLQEVSERYRALNYTLGAIELALRTASDLDPHKKAIDFVRDGEHPADPRKALFEARKECYAEVIKALKVADDRLDKAVAEGDAATATQSRNEAYALAIASDDELFHFYLYDWHVERGLQEQLLEFDTPFIEDYLKITINNVEDRRDLLWKFYARREQYLPAAEALANLATRPSPMPLHDRLYYLAQALTSAKSAASLGSEDVEFTSRLQEQIDVAQVQMEVARAVEVHPEMTGEEKLGVLAGLNDGLLQLDELYQNYARPFRLYEPILLILKTADTRVDDVCEAVWRQLLGTAGKIGGAAGVSEIVKRLGRRYFPSEAAPIDIMIPVVYAEAAGYPGSPGWASTTLLDAAVPLRDLWEAVTGLYENSDDEEREFYAEQISILAQRWMSQMDEIPAAEIERFASAYILRTNGASDDSTRAIRDKLLAAKQVAVKY, from the exons ATGTTGTCCTCactcccctctctctcccgTCTTAGCCACATCGCCGATTCTTCCCATAGTCAGCAAGCCAACCAATATCCAACTCATATTATGTCCTCTTCAAACCAGGTCCAGCCCTATGTTCCCGGCCAAGTAGGAGCTCCTCAACAGGGGATTTATCCTCAGTTACCTGGTACTCAACCTTACCCTCAAACATCGTACAACCCATACGGCGGCTCTGCACCTGGTTTGGGCGCCGTTGGAGCACCAATCCCTCAGGGCCAACCTTTGTCTCAACCCTTTGCGCCTAGTTCTGGAGCTGTTGGACAGCCATACCCATCTCAGCCCGTCACTCAATGGAACCGGTATCTCACCCCTCTGCAAGCGCCTCAGTCTCTTGAGAGTGTATCCAAGGATGAGGATCCTATCTATGGACCATTGGAAAGAGCTAGGGGAAAGATTGACAGAGGTTTGAGGGGAGATGTGGATATCAGCGGtgatttggaagaaaagCTTGGTCCTACAGCTC AAATCCAAGACCCTTATGCTGCTCCCCCAAGTGCTTCTGCGGCGTACAAGTGCTGCTCTGTCACCAAGCGCACTCCTCTCCCGGATGCCTTGCATCAAGAACTTAACT TTAAACATCTGACCGCTAAGATGGGGctttttgaagagattgaaagagCATGGTTCACCGTCGACAACAAGTTGTTCTTATGGGACTACGGAGATGG TCGCGATTTCAGCCGCTATGATGAGCAAACGAATACCATCCAGGCGGTAGGCCTTGTCAAGGCCCGTAAAG ACGTTTTTGTGGATGATATCACCCATGTCCTTGTCATCTGTACATCCACTAAAGCCACTCTCCTCGGTCTTTCACGGTCCTCTACGTCTCGAGAGATCCTTCTGTATCACACCAACCTTTCCGTTGATACTCCTACAGTCATGGTGGACATTAAGGGTACCGATGAGGGAAGGATCTTCGTGCTTGGGGCTAACAAGGATCTCTATGAGCTTGACTACTCTTCTGATAGCTCATGGCTGTTTGGAAGCTCTACTAGTGTTAGACTGAAGAATAGGACCAGCGGAGGTGTGAGCAACTGGGTTCCAAGTGTTGTTGCTTCTAAAG TGAAAGCTGGTATTGAATCTTTTGCGGTGGATTCCCAACAAAGACGTCTCTATACTCTTCACACTGGTGGAGAAATTGAATTCTATGATGTCTCTGCAAACCGATTCGATCTCCGTTCCAAGTACAACAGACTGAAGCATGATCTGAATCGAGATCCCAAGAGCGGAGCTGTCACTGTTGTCAGTATTTCTGCCATCGGTGGCCATGAAAGCAAGAGGGCATGCCTAGTTGCCATCGCATCTAACG GTGTTCGAGCGTATTTTGTATCCACACCCTCGTTTTATCCCATCATGTTGCGagctcctccacctcttcaacctGGGCTTTCTGTGTCCGATCAATCCATCTACACCTCTGGCACCTTTATCGCCGTGCAGTACGATCCCAACGCACCCCTTACCCAGACTCATCTCACCTTTGCCATCCCTCAGTCCGGTCGACAATCAGCATTACGGGAGAACTATGAGACACTGGAGCCTCCCGTGTTCCAAGAGTGGACTGCCACTGAGATTGTGCCTAGCCAGGTTTGGACTATTGTGGAGATGAGCGATGCGGACCCTAAGAACTCACCCGCCAGTTTGCGACGCTCAGATGGTCTTGCTTTGAGTTCCCTACCAAGGCAGGCTGAAGTCGGCCCTAGAGGTTATCTGGTGCTTGCAGCTAGCGGATTGTTTTGGGTCGATCAGCCCAGACCAGTTGATATGTTGAAGGCGAACCTGGAcattgagaaggatgtggCTGTTAATACCATACGTATGAC GTTTGGAAAGACTCAGCTTGCTGCCATGGCTTTGCTGCTTGGTTCTACCCCCGAAACCAAACATCCcgatcttctttcatccctTTCCACCATACTTCTTACATCCGGCGAACCCGTAGTCAAAGACAGTACTGGAGGCAAGACCATAACCTATTCTTCCCGACACGACGGTTTGGCGTTGATTATTGCTAGGTATCTCAGGCCCATCTGGAGCGCCAAGGTGACGTCGCCGCTTGTGGGAGGAAAGCAGATTTTGGGGATTAAGGAAACAGCCTTGAGCAAAGTTCAAGCCAACTTGGAGAGCTTGAGGCGATACCTTGAAGA ACATCCTTTCCAGAGTTACCAAGTCGAAGGCGAAGCCAAAATTGCTTGGGcccaagaagagatgtcTCTCCATGGTCTTAATATCTTGCTCAAGCAGGCTGTTGAGGCGATTTCCTTCGTTCTGCTATTATCGGACTACAAGATTACTGACATTGTGGCCAA ATGTGATCCCACTACTCAATCGGCATTGGCAGGTTTGACCTTTGAGTCTCTTATCACAAGCTTAGATGGAAGGGCTGTTGCGCGAAAGCTTGTGACGGCTTTGATTGAGCAACAAATAGGCCAAGAGCTAGGC ATTGACACGTTGAGCGAAATCCTTCAACAGCGATGTGGAACCTTTATTCAACCTGGCGATGTCGTTCAGTACAAGGCGGAAGAGTCAATGCGACGTGCCGAAACGACTCGTGATCCACTCGAAAAAGCAGAGAGTCTCGCAGAGTCATTGCGTCTCTTTACTAGAGCTGCGGGAAGTATACCTATTCCTCGATTGCAAGAGGTGTCTGAGAGATACAGGGCTCTCAACTACACTCTCG GTGCCATCGAACTTGCACTCCGCACTGCCAGTGACCTTGATCCTCATAAGAAGGCCATCGACTTCGTACGCGACGGCGAGCACCCTGCCGACCCTAGAAAGGCTTTGTTTGAGGCGCGAAAGGAGTGCTATGCCGAGGTCATCAAGGCTTTGAAGGTGGCGGATGATCGGTTGGACAAAGCGGTGGCGGAAGGTGACGCCGCAACTGCTACGCAGAGTAGAAACGAAGCATACGCTCTTGCCATCGCATCTGATGACGagctcttccatttctACTTGTATGACTGGCATGTGGAGCGAGGTCTTCAAGAACAACTCCTTGAG TTTGACACACCCTTCATTGAAGATTACCTAAAAATCACCATCAATAATGTTGAAGATAGGAGAGACTTGCTGTGGAAGTTTTACGCTCGACGAGAGCAGTACTTGCCTGCCGCTGAGGCGCTTGCAAACCTTGCTACCCGTCCCAG CCCTATGCCTCTTCACGACCGCCTGTATTACCTAGCTCAAGCGCTTACGTCTGCTAAGTCTGCCGCCTCTTTAGGTTCAGAAGATGTGGAGTTCACAAGCCGTCTTCAAGAGCAAATTGATGTTGCTCAGGTCCAGATGGAAGTCGCGCGCGCAGTTGAAGTGCATCCTGAGATGACCGGCGAAGAGAAGCTAGGAGTCTTAGCGGGTCTCAATGATGGGTTGTTGCAGCTTGATGAA CTGTACCAAAACTATGCTCGGCCGTTTAGGCTCTACGAGCCTATCCTCTTGATCTTAAAGACCGCCGACACCCGCGTGGATGATGTCTGTGAGGCTGTCTGGAGACAGTTGCTCGGCACCGCGGGTAAGATTGGTGGAGCAGCTGGCGTGAGTGAAATTGTCAAGAGGCTGGGACGCAGGTATTTCCCTAGTGAAGCAGCTCCCATAG ATATCATGATTCCTGTTGTATATGCCGAGGCCGCTGGCTATCCGGGATCTCCTGGATGGGCATCTACCACCTTGCTTGATGCGGCAGTTCCTTTGCGAGATCTTTGGGAGGCAGTCACTGGGCTGTACGAAAACTCtgacgacgaagagagggagTTCTATGCCGAGCAGATTTCCATACTCGCCCAACGATGGATGTCACAAATGGATGAAATCCCTGCGGCCGAG ATTGAACGTTTTGCCTCTGCTTATATCTTACGGACGAACGGAGCATCAGATGATTCTACTAGAGCGATCAGGGATAAACTTCTTGCAGCTAAGCAGGTGGCAGTGAAATACTAG
- a CDS encoding NADPH-ferrihemoprotein reductase → MPSAVDIVIIVLTVALPVLYFFRESLPFIGGRTRAAAPHAPVANKTSVEEGDPSDFVGKMRRANKRCVIFYGSQTGTAEEYAIRLAKEAKSRYGISSLVCDPEEYDMNLLDQVPEDACVIFVMATYGEGEPTDNASAMMELLQESEPEFSQGGSTLENLNYVIFGLGNRTYEFYNEVAKKLDNRLTELGAKRIGERGEGDDDKSMEEDYLAWKDPMWTAFAERMGVEEGGAGDVADFVVRELHNHNPEKVYHGELSSRALLASASGTNTPVGAYGVKNPYPAPVLASKELFTVGGDRNCIHIEFDITGSGMTYQHGDHVGIWPSNSDVEVDRMLAVLGLAAPGRRQAIVDIESLDPALAKVPFPTPATYEAIFRHYLDISAVASRQTIAFLARYAPSEAAHEKLTRWGTDKEAYANEIDGPALKLAEVLQAASNDSVEPPFASQTVWPIPFDRIVSSVPRLQPRYYSISSSSKLHPSAIHVTAVVLKYQPTVSPTHHHEPRWVFGLSTNFILNVKMAHSGESTPVEGDVSQVSMKKIPTYKLAGPRGHYVKENIYKVPIHVRRSTFRLPTSPKVPIIMIGPGTGVAPFRGFVQERIALARKAIDKNGPDALKDWAPMYLFYGCRRADEDFLYREEWPTYEQELKGVFRMKVAFSREMQKPDGSKVYVQDLIHDLASELAPLILEKRAYIYICGDAKNMSKAVEERLMEMLGAAKGGSAAVEGAKELKLLKERNRLMTDVWS, encoded by the exons ATGCCGAGTGCAGTAGACATTGTGATCATTGTGCTCACAGTCGCGCTCCCGGTTCTCTACTTTTTCCGCGAGTCGCTTCCTTTCATCGGGGGAAGAACTCGAGCTGCCGCTCCTCATGCACCCGTAGCCAACAAGACTAGCGTTGAAGAGGGTGACCCTAGTGACTTTGTTGGGAAAATGAGAAGAGCT AACAAGCGCTGTGTGATCTTCTATGGTTCTCAAACTGGTACTGCCGAAGAATACGCCATCCGTCTTGCTAAGGAAGCCAAATCTCGCTACGGTATTTCGTCCCTTGTCTGCGATCCTGAAGAATACGACATGAACTTGCTTGACCAGGTTCCTGAGGACGCCTGTGTCATTTTTGTTATGGCGACATACGGCGAGGGTGAACCGACAGACAATGCCAGCGCCATGATGgaacttcttcaagaatCCGAACCTGAATTTTCCCAGGGCGGCAGCACCCTTGAGAACCTCAACTATGTCATCTTTGGTCTCGGGAACAGGACGTACGAGTTTTACAACGAAGTTGCCAAGAAGCTGGACAACAGGTTAACCGAGCTCGGCGCGAAGAGAATTGGAGAGCGCGGTGAAGGTGACGATGACAAGAGCATGGAGGAGGACTATCTGGCTTGGAAAGACCCCATGTGGACGGCATTTGCCGAGAGAATGGGtgtggaggaaggcggcGCTGGTGATGTTGCCGACTTTGTAGTCAGGGAATTGCACAATCACAACCCGGAAAAGGTTTACCACGGCGAACTGTCTTCTCGAGCACTTCTTGCCTCGGCTAGCGGTACCAACACACCAGTTGGAGCGTACGGCGTAAAAAATCCTTACCCTGCCCCTGTTCTAGCCTCCAAAGAGCTTTTCACTGTAGGCGGCGACAGGAATTGCATTCACATCGAATTTGATATTACTGGCTCTGGTATGACCTATCAACATGGTGACCATGTCGGTATCTGGCCTTCCAACTCTGACGTTGAGGTCGACCGTATGTTGGCTGTCCTTGGTCTTGCCGCCCCTGGCCGTCGTCAGGCCATAGTCGATATCGAGTCCCTTGATCCCGCTCTTGCCAAGGTGCCTTTCCCTACTCCTGCTACCTATGAAGCTATTTTCCGTCACTACCTCGACATTTCCGCAGTTGCTTCTCGTCAAACAATCGCTTTCCTCGCTCGCTATGCTCCTTCCGAGGCAGCTCATGAGAAGCTCACTAGGTGGGGTACTGACAAGGAGGCATACGCCAACGAGATAGACGGTCCAGCTCTCAAACTTGCTGAGGTTCTCCAAGCTGCCTCCAACGACTCTGTTGAGCCTCCTTTCGCGTCCCAAACTGTTTGGCCGATCCCCTTTGACCGCATTGTGTCTTCAGTCCCTCGTCTTCAGCCTCGCTACTACtcgatctcttcctcttcgaaACTTCACCCTAGTGCCATCCACGTTACTGCAGTTGTACTCAAGTATCAGCCTACGGTTAGTCCAACTCACCACCACGAGCCTCGATGGGTCTTCGGCTTGTCTACCAACTTCATTCTCAACGTCAAGATGGCCCACTCTGGCGAGAGCACCCCAGTTGAGGGCGACGTTTCTCAGGTCtccatgaagaagatcccAACATACAAGCTCGCTGGTCCCCGAGGTCATTATGTTAAGGAAAATATCTACAAAGTGCCCATCCACGTGAGGCGAAGCACCTTTAGGCTCCCTACTTCTCCCAAAGTCCCAATCATTATGATCGGTCCCGGTACT GGTGTTGCTCCCTTCCGCGGCTTTGTACAAGAACGCATTGCTCTCGCCCGAAAGGCTATCGACAAAAACGGTCCCGATGCTCTCAAGGACTGGGCTCCAATGTACCTTTTCTACGGGTGCCGCCGAGCCGATGAGGATTTCCTGTACCGCGAAGAGTGGCCTACCTATGAGCAAGAGCTCAAAGGCGTTTTCAGAATGAAAGTGGCCTTTTCGAGAGAGATGCAGAAGCCTGATGGAA GCAAGGTATACGTACAAGATCTTATCCACGACCTCGCTTCCGAGCTCGCTCCGCTTATTTTGGAGAAGCGTGCTTACATCTACATCTGCGGTGACGCTAAGAACATGTCCAAGGCTGTGGAAGAGAGGCTAATGGAGATGTTGGGTGCGGCGAAGGGTGGCAGTGCGGCTGTGGAGGGTGCCAAAGAGTTGAAGTtattgaaggagaggaac AGGTTGATGACCGATGTCTGGAGTTAG